Proteins encoded within one genomic window of Calditrichota bacterium:
- a CDS encoding response regulator yields MDRATRIMIVEDLNITALDLKNRLRKMGYEVVALAGSGEEAIQKAEQVQPDLILMDIRLKGEMDGVEAAERIRQKLDIPVIYLTAHADDTTLQRAMETRPYGYVLKPFEEKELRITIEMALHRHREESKLRDQAGTPAQVQ; encoded by the coding sequence ATGGACCGAGCCACTCGTATCATGATTGTCGAGGACCTCAACATCACGGCCCTGGACCTCAAGAATCGGCTGCGCAAGATGGGGTACGAGGTGGTGGCCCTGGCAGGGTCAGGGGAGGAGGCAATCCAGAAGGCTGAACAGGTGCAGCCGGATCTGATCCTCATGGATATCCGCCTCAAGGGAGAGATGGACGGCGTGGAGGCCGCAGAGAGGATTCGGCAGAAGTTGGACATTCCGGTCATTTACCTGACCGCCCACGCCGACGACACCACCTTGCAACGGGCAATGGAGACCAGGCCCTACGGTTATGTGTTGAAGCCCTTCGAGGAGAAGGAACTGCGCATTACCATCGAGATGGCCTTGCATCGCCATCGTGAGGAGAGCAAATTGCGCGACCAGGCCGGTACCCCTGCCCAGGTGCAGTGA